The proteins below come from a single Tribolium castaneum strain GA2 chromosome 9, icTriCast1.1, whole genome shotgun sequence genomic window:
- the Ten-m gene encoding teneurin-m isoform X3, with product MSYSQGKGRLYPAYSLSGSEGEDSPRRYGSQHTYQHPLYQQPAGLSDTPTSENASDATLTDSELALARDSTLLVHNGCLLDGAPRPPDVPPRNPTMNRLNGRLATAPPADPTQDFEPSCLVRTPSGNVYIPSGTLNHPKNSTIDYKSNSSCSSPSKDMKNSDRCGIPYGAQVPVLPVRNNLRRPNSSHFPQASRFHFRKGIASKCTWKCAAIVCIMLSLVLTAALTYISASSVLNWSYQSTKPCSVLVGENTQFVPPSKTATSETNLSTSSRPKTSSSGGNFLALVYPRKRRQVYNPPHAFVLSNTSDSTTVDFPSLSTTEHDIDREHASTPESLHDTTNVTGTPLSSVTNSPTDETKNTQIQKGHNVTTTAPPDPEVPNDSDDSSKTTTVLPTTTDNYQFDGSDESHSFLETSQLQDDPDSFFSDVTLDEETKLEVEDQATDDVKAPIFSYGQDEVEIVKLNQEPLSTTMKSKTNYSIPRDKNSESKELTESNLSALPNPGADLPLKQPSNFNDPLLLHGLHNVTNPQSVTKQFEAKELPPNPKIQVIEVPPVASTGSTSKRVLVNVTIATDPDSNNPHATQSVYVLSVSVPTDDGVNQATKHSFQKEEGDKRTTQTPDEKRDGLWGGACECSCPSCMEASNEFADANSTDYDYRDDVSNSNATSSPDFSTSEASSVSGVTDTTETSETWTSSVCPEVTTKLPPPPTILILEGARTFPAQSFPPDGTTFSQISLGQRLSKEIPPYGYWNMQFYQSEAAYVRFDYNIPRGASIGVYARRNALPTHTQYHILEVLSGFKARTTRASHSSVKKEVTHYMEQGHWFLSLYNDDGDPQEVTFTAAVADDMTHNCPNGCSGKGECLMGHCQCNPGFGGDDCSESVCPVLCSQRGEYINGECQCNPGWKGKECQLRHDECEVPDCNGHGHCANGKCNCIRGYKGKFCEEVDCPHPTCSGHGYCVEGSCLCKKGWKGPDCSQMDKDALQCLPDCSGHGTFDLDTQTCTCEPRWSGEDCSRELCDLDCGNHGHCVSDSCQCDPGWSGEFCNLKQCDPRCNEHGQCKNGTCLCVTGWNGKHCTMEGCPNSCSSHGQCRFNTDSMWECRCDNGWDGPDCSILLEQNCNDSRDNDKDGLVDCEDPECCSNRLCTSSQLCVSSPKPIDILLRKQPPAITASFFERMKFLIDEGSLQNYARQETFNESRSAVVRGRVITQMGTGLMGVRVSTSTPLEGFTLTRDDGWFDLLVNGGGAVTLQFGRAPFRPQTHIVFVPWNEVVIIDNVIMTTGEEKPVSALPQPCTAHDFDTMKPVVLATWKHGFQGACPDRSAILAESQVVQESLRIPGTGLNLVYHSSRAAGYLSTIQLQLTPETIPPTLNLIHLRITIEGILFEKTFEADPVIKFTYAWNRLNVYRQRVYGVTTAIVKVGYEYSDCKTIIWDVQTTKLSGHDMSISEVGGWNLDIHHRYNFHEGILQKGDGSNIYLKHKPRVILTTMGDGHQRPLDCNDCEGQASKQRLLAPVALAAAPDGSIFVGDFNLVRKILTDGRVRTVVRLNATRVSYRYHMALSPLDGTLYISDPESHQIIRVRNTEDYSDPDHNWETVVGSGERCLPGDEAHCGDGALARDAKLAYPKGVAVSNDNVLYFADGTNIRMVDRDGIVTTVIGNHMHKSHWKPLPCEGTLTIEEVHLRWPTELAINPLDNTLHIIDDHMILQLTLDGRVKVVAGRPLHCASPASGYDIELATHATLVMPQSLAFSSAGDLYIAESDSQRINRIRVIGTDGKIGPYAGAESKCNCLERGCDCFEAEHYLASNSKFNTISAVTVSPDGHVHIGDQANYRIRSVMASIPDASISREYEIYSPETQEIYIFNRFGQHIATKNILTGETSYVFTYNVNTSNGKLSTVTDAAGNKVFLLRDYSSQVNSIENTKGQKCRLRMSRMRMLHELSTPDNYNVTFDYHGPTGLLKTKLDSSGRSYVYNYDEFGRLTSAVTPTGKVISLSFDLSLKGATVKVGQNNKTPISMLIKGSSVSTKIGDADNKIILLADGSVASNSPWTHSVTTDTVPYNILADKEPLLGESYPVPAKQRTEIGGDLANRFEWRYFVRPNQNKGKTPKTVSKVGRKLRVNGENLLTLEYDRDTASISVFMDDKVELLNVTYDRSARPVKWGPRNGVFAEVELEYDRFSRLSNWKWGDLSETYGFDRAGRLYEIKYGDGSSLVYAFKDMFSSLPLKVTTPRGSDYLLQYDESGALQSLTTPRGHIHTFSLQTSLGFFKYQYFSPMNRHPYEIIYNDDGQILAKVYPHQSGRVSYVYDASGKLETSLAGMSSTQYVYHETSSLVKSIEIVEPNFELKQEFKYHAGILKDEKLKFSSKSGLDNAHFKYQYDGNARLSGIDVDINGKELPQLRLKYNQNLGILEGISDLRVYRNTFNRSVMQDTSKQFFTITDYDEHGRIKSILINIKSLDVFRLEVEYDTRNRIKVQKLLVGRDQFLDRISYNTDGHVLQVVGTNEWQYIYDENGNIIGVIKGREKISLGYDSGDRVVQYGDVEFNSYDNRGFVVRRGEQKYRYNSRGLLIHAFERDKFQTWYYYDDRGRLISWNDDKGNVTQYLYSNPSTPDLVTHLHFPKTGRTFRFLYDSRNVLITVEISEQRFYVATDQNGSPLGLFDINANLIKEIRRTPFGSITLDTNPDFYLPVDFHGGILDPNTKLVYINKRLYDPVVGQWMTPAWEQLATKLTTPTDVFIYRFNNNDPINSKTTIDYMTNLNSWLKLYGYDMRNMLGSEYISRMVYRPQATITSPQLAPDFGVISGLQCIVEKVNEKFTDLGFVPKPLLKMEPKTRNLLPRVAYRRSVFGEGVLISRAGSRALVSVVEGVNGVVQDVVTSVFNNSFFLNLHFSILDQDVFYFVKDNVLKIRDDLEELRRLGGMFNVSTHEITDHGATTIKELRLHNPDAVVIIKYGADPEQETHKILRHAHKRAVERAWELEKQLVAAGFQGRGDWTEEEKEELISHGDVDGYEGVDIHSIHKYPQLADDPGNVAFQRDTKRKRRKSGSRRGRLHRHES from the exons GTTGTCTGCTGGACGGCGCTCCACGTCCACCAGATGTTCCACCGCGGAACCCCACCATGAATCGGTTAAATGGGCGCCTAGCCACGGCTCCACCAGCCGATCCCACTCAAGATTTCGAACCCTCTTGTCTCGTGCGGACGCCTTCCGGGAATGTGTACATACCATCAGGAACGCTGA ATCACCCGAAGAACTCGACGATTGACTACAAGTCGAACTCGTCCTGTAGCAGCCCTTCGAAAGATATGAAGAATTCGGACAGATGCGGCATCCCATATGGTGCCCAGGTACCTGTCCTAcccgtccgaaataatttacgCCGCCCCAATTCGAGTCATTTTCCCCAAGCTAGCCGGTTCCATTTCAGAAAAGGCATAGCTTCGAAATGCACGTGGAAATGTGCGGCTATTGTGTGCATCATGCTGTCGCTCGTTTTGACAGCTGCACTCACATATATCTCAG CATCGAGCGTCCTGAACTGGTCGTATCAAAGCACCAAACCCTGTTCGGTACTCGTCGGCGAAAACACACAATTCGTGCCACCATCCAAAACTGCGACTTCTGAGACTAACCTGTCGACCTCGAGCAGGCCTAAAACGTCTTCTTCTGGAGGTAATTTCCTTGCGCTTGTCTATCCGCGAAAACGTAGACAAGTCTATAACCCACCGCATGCTTTTGTGTTGTCAAATACCTCAGACTCGACCACTGTCGATTTTCCCAGTTTGAGTACCACCGAGCATGATATAGATAGAGAGCATGCTAGTACCCCCGAATCCTTGCATGACACAACAAATGTCACTGGAACACCGCTTTCGTCTGTTACTAATAGTCCGACAGATGAAACCAAAAACACACAAATCCAGAAAGGTCACAACGTCACGACCACAGCTCCTCCAGATCCAGAAGTACCGAACGATTCTGACGATTCTTCAAAGACCACGACGGTTCTACCGACCACCACTGACAATTATCAGTTTGATGGCTCAGATGAGTCTCACAGTTTTCTGGAAACGTCTCAATTGCAAGACGATCCAGACTCGTTCTTCTCCGATGTGACTCTGGATGAAGAGACAAAACTAGAAGTGGAGGACCAAGCAACAGATGACGTGAAAGCACCCATCTTTTCTTACGGGCAAGATGAAGTCGAGATTGTTAAATTGAATCAAGAACCTCTTTCAACAACAATGAAATCAAAAACCAATTACTCGATCCCGCGAGATAAAAATAGCGAATCGAAGGAACTGACTGAATCAAATTTATCCGCGCTACCGAATCCCGGCGCAGATCTCCCCTTAAAGCAGCCGTCAAATTTTAACGATCCTTTACTCTTGCATGGTTTGCACAATGTAACTAATCCTCAGAGTGTGACTAAACAATTCGAAGCCAAAGAATTACCGCCGAACCCAAAAATACAAGTGATCGAAGTGCCTCCGGTGGCTTCCACTGGCTCGACTTCGAAAAGGGTTTTAGTAAACGTGACTATAGCCACCGATCCTGATTCTAACAATCCTCATGCCACTCAATCGGTTTACGTGCTGTCTGTGTCCGTGCCAACCGACGATGGCGTTAACCAAGCCACTAAACACAGCTTTCAAAAAGAAGAGGGTGATAAAAGAACCACCCAAACGCCCGATGAGAAACGCGACGGGCTTTGGGGTGGCGCGTGCGAATGTTCTTGCCCATCATGTATGGAAGCGTCAAATGAATTTGCAGATGCTAATAGTACGGATTACGACTACAGAGATGATGTGAGCAATTCGAACGCCACTTCCTCTCCGGATTTCTCGACTAGCGAAGCTTCGTCGGTGTCTGGTGTTACAGACACGACCGAAACTTCCGAAACATGGACTTCGAGTGTTTGTCCGGAAGTTACCACCAAATTACCTCCACCACCTACAATACTGATACTCGAAG GTGCTCGCACATTCCCCGCACAATCATTCCCCCCGGACGGGACTACGTTCTCCCAAATATCATTAGGGCAGAGACTTTCGAAAGAAATCCCGCCTTACGGTTACTGGAACATGCAATTCTATCAATCTGAAGCGGCTTACGTCAGATTCGATTACAATATACCTCGAGGGGCAAGTATAGGCGTTTATGCTCGAAGAAACGCGCTGCCCACACACACCCAGTACCACATACTCGAAGTTCTTAGCGGGTTCAAAGCGCGAACGACAAGGGCGTCACAC TCGTCGGTCAAAAAAGAAGTGACGCATTACATGGAACAAGGCCACTGGTTCCTGTCGTTGTACAACGACGATGGCGACCCGCAAGAAGTCACTTTTACGGCTGCCGTCGCCGACGACATGACCCACAATTGCCCCAACGGCTGCAGCGGCAAGGGCGAGTGCCTCATGGGCCACTGCCAGTGCAACCCCGGCTTCGGCGGCGACGATTGCAGCGAAA GTGTTTGCCCCGTCCTCTGCAGCCAACGGGGTGAATACATCAATGGTGAATGTCAATGCAATCCCGGCTGGAAAGGGAAGGAATGTCAACTAAGGCATGATGAATGCGAAGTGCCTGACTGTAATGGCCACGGCCACTGTGCTAACGGAAAATGCAATTGCATAAGGGGTTACAAAGGCAAATTTTGCGAGGAAG tCGACTGTCCGCATCCCACATGTTCCGGTCACGGCTACTGCGTCGAGGGCTCCTGTCTCTGCAAAAAGGGCTGGAAGGGACCGGACTGCAGCCAAATGGACAAGGACGCCCTGCAATGCCTCCCCGACTGCTCTGGGCACGGAACCTTCGATCTGGACACGCAAACGTGCACCTGCGAGCCCAGGTGGTCCGGCGAGGACTGCTCCAGAG AACTGTGCGATCTGGATTGCGGGAACCACGGCCACTGCGTGTCGGACTCGTGCCAGTGCGACCCAGGCTGGTCGGGGGAGTTCTGCAATTTGAAGCAGTGCGACCCCAGATGCAACGAGCACGGGCAGTGCAAAAACGGGACTTGTCTTTGCGTCACGGGATGGAACGGCAAGCACTGTACCATGGAGGGTTGTCCCAACAGTTGCTCCTCGCATGGTCAGTGCCGTTTCAATACCGATTCCATGTGGGAATGTCGGTGTGATAACGGGTGGGACGGGCCCGACTGTAGTATTTTACTAGAGCAAAATTGTAACGATAGCCGCGATAACGATAAAG ATGGGTTGGTAGATTGCGAGGATCCTGAATGTTGCTCGAATCGGTTGTGTACAAGCAGCCAATTGTGCGTCTCTTCGCCCAAGCCCATCGACATCTTGCTAAGAAAACAACCTCCGGCAATCACCGCGTCGTTCTTCGAGAgaatgaaatttttgattgaTGAAGGTAGTTTGCAGAACTACGCTCGACAAGAAACGTTCAACGAGAG CCGTTCTGCTGTCGTCCGAGGACGAGTTATAACCCAAATGGGAACCGGCCTAATGGGCGTCCGCGTTAGCACTAGCACTCCTTTGGAAGGTTTCACTCTCACAAGAGACGACGGCTGGTTCGACCTCTTAGTTAACGGAGGCGGTGCCGTCACACTCCAGTTCGGACGGGCACCTTTCCGCCCCCAAACTCACATTGTGTTCGTTCCTTGGAACGAAGTCGTCATCATCGACAACGTCATTATGACAACGGGTGAAGAAAAGCCCGTCTCTGCGCTTCCACAGCCGTGCACCGCTCACGACTTCGATACGATGAAACCGGTGGTTTTGGCTACTTGGAAGCACGGCTTCCAAGGGGCTTGCCCGGATCGCAGCGCCATACTCGCTGAGTCTCAAGTGGTTCAAGAAAGTTTGCGCATTCCGGGAACTGGGCTAAATTTAGTATATCACAGTTCGAGAGCTGCGGGGTACTTATCAACGATTCAATTGCAATTAACGCCAGAAACGATTCCACCCACTCTAAATCTGATTCATCTCAGAATTACCATCGAAGGAATCCTATTCGAGAAAACTTTCGAAGCGGATCCCGTTATCAAGTTCACATATGCGTGGAATCGACTCAATGTCTACCGGCAAAGGGTTTACGGCGTGACTACGGCCATTGTCAAAGTCGGGTACGAATACAGCGACTGCAAGACTATTATTTGGGACGTCCAAACGACTAAACTGAGTGGACACGATATGAGTATTTCAGAAGTCGGCGGATGGAATCTAGATATTCATCACAGATATAACTTCCATGAAG gaattttacaaaaaggCGACGGCTCCAACATTTATCTCAAACATAAACCGAGAGTGATATTGACGACGATGGGAGACGGCCATCAGCGACCCTTGGACTGCAATGACTGCGAAGGACAAGCCTCGAAACAGCGCCTTTTGGCACCGGTTGCGCTTGCCGCAGCTCCGGACGGCTCAATTTTCGTAGGAGATTTCAACCTCGTCAGGAAAATTCTAACGGATGGGAGAGTACGCACGGTTGTGCGCCTAAA tgcAACTCGAGTATCGTATCGCTACCACATGGCTTTGAGCCCCCTTGATGGCACTTTGTACATTTCCGACCCGGAGTCGCACCAAATAATCCGAGTTCGCAACACTGAAGATTACAGTGACCCTGATCACAATTGGGAAACCGTAGTTGGGTCAGGCGAACGCTGTTTGCCAGGGGACGAGGCCCATTGTGGCGATGGGGCTTTAGCTCGTGATGCGAAATTAGCGTATCCGAAAGGAGTAGCGGTTTCGAATGACAATGTTTTGTATTTCGCTGATGGTACTAATATTCGTATGGTGGACCGCGACGGGATTGTTACAACGGTCATTGGTAACCACATGCACAAGTCGCATTGGAAGCCTTTGCCGTGCGAAGGAACTTTAACCATCGAAGAAGTTCACTTGCGGTGGCCCACCGAGCTTGCGATAAACCCCTTAGATAACACTTTGCACATTATCGACGATCATATGATACTCCAGCTGACTTTGGACGGGCGAGTTAAGGTTGTGGCGGGCCGACCGCTGCATTGTGCATCTCCTGCCAGCGGTTACGACATCGAATTAGCAACGCACGCTACTCTAGTAATGCCGCAAAGTTTGGCTTTCAGTTCCGCTGGAGATTTATACATTGCTGAAAGCGATTCTCAGAGAATTAATCGCATTCGAGTGATCGGTACTGATGGTAAAATCGGTCCTTACGCCGGAGCCGAGTCTAAATGTAATTGTCTTGAACGAGGATGCGATTGTTTCGAAGCCGAGCACTACTTAGCATCAAACTCTAAGTTTAATACGATTTCGGCTGTTACTGTTAGTCCTGATGGCCATGTACACATTGGCGATCAAGCCAATTACAGGATACGATCTGTGATGGCGAGCATCCCCGACGCGAGCATTTCCCGAGAATACGAAATCTACTCGCCAGAAACGCaggaaatttatattttcaaccGCTTCGGCCAGCACATTGCCACGAAGAATATTTTAACCGGCGAAACCAGTTACGTGTTTACTTACAACGTTAATACCAGTAACGGCAAATTAAGTACGGTAACGGACGCGGCGGGCAATAAAGTCTTCTTATTGCGCGACTACTCCAGTCAAGTTAATTCGATCGAGAACACTAAGGGCCAGAAATGCAGACTAAGAATGTCTCGAATGCGAATGTTGCACGAGCTGAGCACTCCTGATAATTACAACGTCACTTTTGACTACCACGGCCCCACCGGCCTGCTCAAAACGAAATTAGACAGCAGCGGAAGAAGCTACGTTTACAATTACGACGAGTTCGGAAGACTGACGTCCGCCGTGACACCGACAGGAAAAGTGATAAGTCTGTCGTTTGATCTGAGTCTGAAAGGAGCCACCGTGAAAGTGGGTCAAAACAACAAGACTCCCATCTCGATGCTGATCAAAGGCTCGAGCGTCTCGACCAAAATCGGCGACGCCGACAACAAAATCATCCTTCTGGCCGACGGCAGCGTCGCCAGCAACTCCCCGTGGACGCACAGCGTGACCACCGACACCGTGCCTTACAACATCCTCGCCGACAAGGAGCCCCTCCTCGGGGAGAGCTACCCCGTGCCGGCCAAACAACGCACCGAAATCGGCGGCGACCTCGCCAACAGATTCGAGTGGCGCTACTTCGTCAGGCCTAACCAAAACAAGGGCAAAACCCCGAAAACTGTCTCCAAAGTCGGGCGCAAGTTGCGCGTAAACGGCGAAAACTTGCTCACATTAGAATACGACCGGGACACAGCCTCGATCTCCGTCTTCATGGACGATAAAGTCGAACTTCTCAATGTGACTTACGATCGATCGGCACGACCGGTCAAGTGGGGACCCAGAAACGGGGTTTTCGCCGAAGTCGAGCTGGAATACGACAGATTCAGTAGACTCAGCAACTGGAAATGGGGCGATTTGAGCGAAACTTACGGCTTTGACCGCGCGGGGAGACTTTACGAAATTAAATACGGCGACGGGTCCTCACTCGTGTACGCCTTCAAAGACATGTTTAGTAGTTTG CCGCTCAAAGTGACCACTCCCAGAGGCTCCGATTATCTCCTACAATACGACGAGTCCGGGGCTTTGCAGTCCTTGACCACACCAAGGGGACACATTCATACGTTCTCCCTCCAAACATCGCTTGGTTTCTTCAAATACCAGTACTTCTCACCGATGAATCGCCACCCTTACGAAATTATCTACAATGACGACGGACAAATTTTGGCCAAAGTCTACCCCCATCAATCAGGCCGAGTGTCCTACGTTTACGACGCTTCAGGCAAACTCGAGACAAGTCTAGCCGGGATGAGTTCGACTCAATACGTCTACCACGAGACTTCAAGTCTTGTAAAAAGCATCGAAATCGTGGAACCCAATTTCGAGCTGAAGCAAGAGTTTAAATACCACGCTGGGATTCTCAAAGACGAGAAGCTCAAATTCAGCAGCAAGAGTGGCCTTGACAATGCTCACTTTAAGTACCAGTACGACGGCAACGCCCGGCTGTCTGGCATAGACGTTGATATAAACGGCAAAGAGTTGCCGCAATTAAGACTGAAGTATAACCAAAACCTCGGCATCCTTGAAGGAATAAGCGACTTGCGCGTGTACCGAAATACGTTCAATAGATCCGTCATGCAAGACACAAGTAAACAGTTCTTTACGATAACGGATTACGACGAGCACGGTCGCATCAAATCAATCCTTATCAATATAAAATCGCTGGACGTGTTCCGACTCGAAGTCGAATATGACACTCGGAATAGAATCAAAGTCCAGAAACTTCTAGTCGGTCGAGACCAATTCCTGGACCGCATATCGTACAATACGGACGGACACGTCCTTCAAGTCGTTGGTACGAACGAATGGCAATACATTTACGACGAGAACGGAAATATTATCGGGGTGATCAAAGGACGCGAAAAAATCTCGCTGGGTTACGACAGCGGGGACAGAGTGGTACAATACGGCGACGTCGAGTTCAACAGTTACGATAACCGAGGTTTTGTGGTCCGGAGAGGAGAGCAAAAGTACAGATATAATTCGAGAGGTCTCCTGATTCATGCGTTCGAACGCGACAAATTCCAAACGTGGTATTATTACGATGATAGGGGCCGCTTGATTTCGTGGAACGATGATAAGGGCAATGTCACTCAGTATCTCTATTCGAACCCGAGTACTCCCGATTTGGTCACACATTTACACTTCCCCAAAACCGGGCGTACTTTCCGCTTCTTGTACGACTCCCGGAATGTCCTGATCACGGTGGAAATTTCGGAGCAGCGGTTTTACGTTGCCACGGACCAGAATGGCTCACCGTTGGGCCTCTTCGATATTAATGCGAATTTGATCAAAGAAATTCGAAGGACACCCTTCGGGAGCATCACTCTAGACACGAACCCAGATTTCTACCTACCGGTCGACTTCCATGGGGGAATTCTTGATCCAAATACCAAACTAGTTTACATTAATAAGAGACTGTACGACCCGGTCGTAGGTCAGTGGATGACTCCGGCATGGGAGCAGTTGGCAACGAAACTAACAACCCCAACAGACGTATTCATTTACCGTTTCAACAATAACGACCCaattaactcgaaaactactaTCGATTATATGACGAATTTGAACAGTTGGTTGAAACTTTACGGTTACGACATGAGAAACATGTTAGGCTCGGAATACATCAGCCGAATGGTTTATCGACCCCAGGCGACCATAACTTCACCTCAACTAGCCCCCGACTTCGGCGTGATCTCCGGCCTGCAGTGCATCGTCGAAAAG GTCAACGAGAAATTCACGGACTTGGGCTTCGTGCCGAAGCCGTTGCTGAAAATGGAGCCCAAGACGCGGAACCTGCTCCCCCGTGTGGCGTACCGCCGGTCGGTGTTCGGAGAGGGCGTTCTGATCTCCCGGGCCGGCAGCCGAGCCCTTGTTAGCGTGGTGGAGGGCGTGAACGGCGTGGTCCAAGACGTCGTGACGTCCGTCTTCAACAACTCCTTCTTCCTCAACCTGCACTTCAGCATCCTCGACCAGGACGTGTTCTATTTCGTGAAAGACAATGTGCTTAAAATACGTGACGATTTAGAGGAGTTGCGCCGTTTGGGCGGAATGTTCAACGTTTCGACGCACGAAATCACCGACCATGGGGCGACAACCATCAAGGAACTGCGCCTCCACAACCCCGACGCTGTTGTGATAATCAAGTACGGCGCCGATCCTGAGCAAGAGACGCACAAGATCCTGAGACACGCTCACAAGCGGGCCGTGGAGCGGGCGTGGGAGCTGGAGAAGCAGTTGGTGGCGGCCGGGTTCCAGGGCCGGGGAGACTGGACGGAGGAGGAGAAGGAGGAGCTGATTTCGCATGGGGATGTGGACGGGTATGAGGGAGTGGATATTCATAGTATACACAAGTATCCGCAACTGGCGGACGATCCCGGGAACGTGGCGTTCCAGAGGGACACGAAGAGGAAGAGGAGGAAGAGCGGGTCGAGGAGAGGGAGATTGCATCGGCACGAATCGTGA